From the Cryptomeria japonica chromosome 2, Sugi_1.0, whole genome shotgun sequence genome, one window contains:
- the LOC131037127 gene encoding uncharacterized protein LOC131037127, with protein sequence MALLMFSPKSCDPTTAYRVLEEHGLPIGLLPSNVESYSLDSSDGSFVVNLDSSCSFQIDSYHLKYNKTFTGKIGLNSLNELDGISVKVLFFYLSINKVLREGDALVFYVGSFSASFPVSDFSECPQYGCGLD encoded by the coding sequence ATGGCGCTTTTAATGTTTTCCCCCAAGTCCTGTGATCCGACAACGGCGTACAGAGTGCTTGAGGAACATGGGCTCCCTATTGGCCTTTTGCCCAGCAACGTTGAAAGCTACAGTTTGGATTCCAGCGATGGGAGCTTCGTAGTGAATTTGGACTCCTCTTGCAGCTTTCAGATCGATTCTTATCACCTCAAATATAACAAGACATTTACTGGTAAGATTGGCCTGAATTCGTTGAATGAGTTGGATGGTATCAGTGTTAAGGTCTTGTTTTTCTATCTCAGTATTAATAAGGTTTTGAGGGAAGGAGATGCATTGGTGTTCTATGTGGGTTCTTTCTCTGCTTCTTTTCCTGTCAGCGATTTCAGTGAATGCCCACAATATGGCTGTGGCCTTGATTGA